The Caproicibacterium amylolyticum genome includes the window AACAAACGCTTAAAACAGCAAGGAGGTGCGAGTAATGAAACTGAACGACTTAACTGCAGTCCCAGGTTCCACACAGGACACAAAGCGCATTGGCCGCGGCCATGGTTCCGGTCAGGGTAAAACCGCCGGCAAGGGCCATAAGGGCCAGAAGGCTCGTGCAGGCCACGGCATGCGCCCCGGATTTGAGGGCGGCCAGATGCCTCTGCAGCGCCGTATACCGAAGCGTGGCTTCAACAATATTTTTGCGAAGTCCATCGCTACGGTCAATGTCGGTACGCTGGATAAGAAGTTCGAAGACGGTGCCACCGTGGACACACAGGCTCTGCTGGATGCAGGTGTCATTAAGTCCGCTCTGGATGGTGTGAAAATCCTCAGCAATGGCAATGTCACAAAGAAATTCACTGTGAAGGCCGCTGCTTTTTCCGCCGCTGCAAAAGAAAAAATTGAATCTGCAGGTGGGAAGGCAGAGGTGATCTGAGTTGTTTAAAACAATAAAGAATGCCTGGGGAATCCCCGAACTGCGCAAGAAAATCATTTTTACACTGATTATCATTGTTGTTTTCCGTTTTGGTGCCGTTATTCCGGTGCCATTTCTGGATTCTACTGCACTGAAAGGTATTATGGACAGCAGCGCCGTCAGCGGCACTGCCCTTGGCTACCTGGATATGCTTTCCGGCGGCGCATTTTCAAATGCAACGCTTTTCGCAATGAGTGTTACGCCTTACATCAACAGTTCCAT containing:
- the rplO gene encoding 50S ribosomal protein L15 is translated as MKLNDLTAVPGSTQDTKRIGRGHGSGQGKTAGKGHKGQKARAGHGMRPGFEGGQMPLQRRIPKRGFNNIFAKSIATVNVGTLDKKFEDGATVDTQALLDAGVIKSALDGVKILSNGNVTKKFTVKAAAFSAAAKEKIESAGGKAEVI